GGATCCTCAAAGGTGAGTATTATACCTTTATAAGttattggaaacaaaaatacagtATGCCCTCTATGGTAGGAAACAGTTAGGGTTTAACAAAAGCCTTGATGTACTATGCCCTCTATGGTAAGAAATAGTTAGGGTTTAACGAAATTGTATATAGATGCAGGGATCCTCAGAAATGAGCAATACAGTGTATCAGTACTATCATctgtggtaaaaaaaaaaacaatgaaggtTTTTAGCAAGGTACAcatattttcaatgaaatatacaaacattaTAAATTTCACTAAGTGTAAATCTTCGTACAATGTTAAATGCTTTGAATCACATTTTGTGTAACACAATGAATGATTTTACAGTATGtcgtcatgacatagaacaacccaGGTATGAATCACATATTTTTAGTTTGAACCCATTCAACTTGGTGTGCATGTTGTATAAATGACTTTATGTTCTCAATTTGTTTAGCATATATCTGattgaccatatatggacatataAATGACGTTATGTTCTCAATTTGTTTAGCATATATCTGattgaccatatatggacatataAATGACTTAATATTCTCAATTTGTTTAGCATATATCTGattgaccatatatggacatataAATGACTTAATATTCTCAATTTGTTTAGCATATATCTGATTGACCATGCATGGACGTACAGAGAGGATGGAGCTCGTCAACAACTACAACAAGTACAAGGACTTCTAGAAAGAATGGTGGCACTTATGAATATCGAGACTAACAACAAGAACAGAGACGATGTGATTGATTCAGTAATACATGAAATGTGGAAATATAACCAAACATACAACATTGGCAATCAGGTaataacttttatttatttattttgtttgtttttttgtttacttaGTAATCTATTCATAAAATGATGACTGacaaaaacattacattaaCTTCTAACCCCCACCCCACGTATGATGCCTCACAGTGTTTGATAACATCACATTAGCAGGTGTTTAAATACAACCTCTGGTCTAAGACATAAACAATAATTGATCACTTGATCTAGTCGCTGTTCAAAAATGGAATAGTGTGCATATCCACACTTTCAACAGTGGTGGCACTCTTTACAATGGTACATCCACATAcctaattgaattgaattgaattgaattgaaatttattccaccagaagagaaaaatatatacacaaactctgaaagcaacggatagaacatttctggtgagggccatggaaatacttcctaggaactaatcaatgtccatggaccgtacatgtagataataaatacaaatttaggctggtacgagtttcacaataacaacaaaaacaacaaaaatacaattcttagtaaataaAGAGTTGGTGGCAAAAATAAATGGAAGCTTATAAACATAAcggaaaaaaatagtaaaataagaaCAGGTAACAAGCACAAGTtctaatatacagaaataaaattacagtggcaAATTACAGATAAAGGTTATTCCCTCAGAAGATACTGCTTTAAGTTTTTCTTAAAATTACTGGAGGCATTCTGGTGAAATGTGGTTTATGTTGTGTATTCTTACAGGAAGTGAGTGCTGAAGACAAACTACCTCTTTGGTATATCATGGATGAATTTGGTTCACGTATCAGACATTCTGATCAACCAACAATGAAGACTTCTCCATTCTACTACGTACCCACACAACTTTGTTTTACACTATTATGGCCAGTCAGGGATATGGACTATGCtggtaggtcaaaggttaacatTCTAAATCCAAAAAGTGCCTTGCAACTTGTTTTTGTTAAGATTAGAAGCTACAACTGGTGATGTGATGTATAGATAGCAAGTCAACAACCGTTCTAACTTTTCAATCAAAATGACTCTATCTGTATTAAACAGCGCCTGGATAAGTTCTGGTCTACCCAGGAAATCAAGTATGATTACAAAGAGAAAATTACTACAATTGGAATACCAGGACTTCAACAACCAGATCTGGACATAGAGGCCTAGAGGCCTGCGCCCAGTATACAACCTAAGTAAACCCAagtattaaaggggcacaggctgagtttagacagtttttaatttggttactaatacaaaatactttacataaaaccaCGGTTAAACTTATCAAGTATAGTGTTTACAACAATTCATGAAACCGTAACATGTCACTTTTTGCCAACCATCCAACTCATGCattgttcatgtaatgacagggatgtcctcagatttgttgatacgtaccaacaattatgtcatcaaatctttcatatattatatctaaataccagCATTGAGTTATACCAGTATCAAGTAACGAATGAGTGCacgtgcttcagtaagtagaatacaatatgtaacacttcgtaggcaacaaaaattgcaTCCAAAAAccgcctgtgcccctttaaaattACTTTCTGATGGACAACTACAACTCTGCAACTTGATTATGTTGCCTTGGTTACGCTTACTAACagtgaaatttatttatttttatttttttgccaGAGGAAGTAACAAGAGACTATGCATATGGTATTACAGAACCACTTCTTCGTCAAATTcacatgttaccatggcaaccagcTGATTTAACTTACATTAGTATGGAGAATAGAGAACTAGATGTGTCTTACTATGAGGTAAGAAATTGTTCTTGCAAATACCAGACCCATGTACCTAACAATCTGTTAAAGGACTAGccaaatcaaaataaatgctTTTCCTAATATCATCAGCCCCTACGTTcttttttcttgtcaaccctaaacatttttctGCAGTTTTAGTAAAAACTAACGGCAACTGAAATGTTACATATAATGACTTaatcgtaatattgtacacccctgtacagtattgaatcaccacAGGGTTAATGTATTTATAGTGTGGTGTAATGTATCcattcaaattgatatttgggTCTGCACCTAAAAATCAGCACCACCAGTGAATCACAATTTTGACCTGTTGCTGTTGTATTACTAACTTCTACATAAAATAGACCTCTGATTGAAACAGACATgtgtaatgtgtaattattgttttttaacaattttcagtgataattgttggttgtctgatagaaaaattaataaccCAGTGCAGGGTGATCCTAGGTCCGGGAGTAGTGATTTCATtgggtggaccacacaaattttaagTTGTGTGGTCCGTCGGACCAgcaccttactgttaataactatattaaaaagtcatctgaatatacagattcataggcaagatgtaatgtttcacattagcgggacctgggaccacttattctttcagcaggaccactggattttttaaggcactggtctggggaccaccagttcacaaaatgatttgttcacccctgcagtTATAGTGATTACGACATATTTGGATAGGCATGTCACTTGTTGTTCTACCCTCAGTGGTCAGATCCTACCAATAGGATGACACAAGCAAAACTAGTCACTTTTAGATGCTTCTtaaaaaggtactcacagtattctacttactgatcatTACTAacccatcacttgtaattaaaaggtactcacagtattgtacttactgtcaatgattcaatgacattatttattatatgtgtaaaaaaaatgttgagaaatcCCTACTATATAACTAAATGTTGTAATGATCCTAGAAGACAAGAAGTTATGCATAGATATTAACATTACAGAGTAGAGTagtttatttaagtatttttacttgaataaaaagtttataaactcagtttgtgccacttaaTAAAGACTATGTCAGTTACAGACAGTGTCATTTTAAAGTGTGTGATAgtggattttgataattcatattttgtagAAAGTATTCAATTCTGAAAGCAGAGCGTCTGAAGATGAAATGGACAACTCCTTCCTTGATCCCAGACCTGGTTATGTTTACAAAGTCTACACAGATATTTATCAATGTAGAGATTATTTGAATCATCCAAGATTTACGTTTGTTGAGTCTAAGGAAGAGGCTGATATTCTATGGTTACAACCACATTACAAACATtataagtaagtaaataattATCTAATAAAttgcgccctcttgtggtgaagTAGAATTCGAGGTGGCGTGATGAAGTGTGATGTAATGTTGGCAtgctctatcctaccaggtcctcaacTGTACAGCTGGGTTTACTTGGGCAGAAGTGTGGTTCAGATCTTGGCCGATCGAGGACTTAAAccattcagaaataaatgaaatagtgAGGTTTGAACCAGTACCTTGCAGATTCCTATAACTATTAGACCATAAATGCATGACTCTGTGAACTTGTCTAGTAAAGAGTCCTTTTAGATTAAATCCTTCACAAAGCAAcctatcctatcaggtccctGATTATACAGCTGGGGTGACTGGGACACAGTTGTGGTTCAGATCTTGGCCAAGAACTTAGCCATTCAAAAACAAACAGTGATGTCAAGGCTTGAACCAACAACTAACATATTCCAATGTAACCACTCTAACTACTCTAACAATTCAACATGACTCTATACATTGCCTTTCAGAATGCTTGCCACAGaaagtgacaaatatatcaACCAATTCCCAAGTGAAGGTTTGTTGACAACAAAGGATTTGTTTGCAAAGACAGGCCTGCGATTTACACCTGGAGGCCCCAGATGGTTACAGAAAACTTATGATCTCATAAATGAACTGCCTCAGTTTGTGTCATGCTTTCAACAGAGGGAGAGGAGGTAAGGACACAGTTTATATGAGAGAAGTAAATGGTCATTGCTTAGTTTGTAGTAATCTTTACAGCCTGGGTGTGGATATACAGGCTGAGGTTGTACTTTGGAATTACCAAACCCATAAGCTGGACGTACCACTgaggtccacaaaacccatatccgaGTGGTGATATTATCTTTACAAGTTCATtacattgccatggttacagtgGTGATATTATCTCTACAAGTTCATTACATTGCCTTGGTTACAGTGGTGATATTATCTTTACAAGTTCACTATGTTGCCTTGGTTACAGTGGTGATATTATCTCTACAAGTTAATTTTAATGTCTTTGTCACAGAGGTGAAGATAATGTATGGATCTGCAAAACATGGAATCTTTCTAGAGGTTTGGGTCACTGTGTTTCTAACAACCTAAGTCAGATTGTGAGACTGACAGAGACTACAGCACCAAAGGTAAAACATAGAATCTTTCCAGAGGTTTGGGTCACTGTGTTTCTAACAACCTAAGTCAGATTGTAAGACTGACAGAGACTACAGCACCAAAGGTAATACCtctcaatcaaataatcaaaaatatttataaaacactttGAGTCCAGAACATAATGATATTAAAAGGTGCTGAACAAGTAAACCAGTAAGGTTTTTTCAGTGTGTTGTGTTCAAGGGAAACACcgctccaggaaataaagacattttcataaactatggattctagagagtcatttcatgattttacatcacatacaattacttgtgatttcagagaaacatcaagttgatcttgtacatatatagggtatctttgctgtgggttATTGCAGCATGGGCAGTAGAAATAATTTTTCATCATTGAACAATAAATACTCAAGAGATGTTTTTCCCTGAAGGGAATAAACACTTTAGATTAGATTgacagtacagatatacaaataaaaactggtacaaattgttgaattacttggataacccacaaatCCCTTATGGAAATGGTTTATAGTATTCCTACAAGATTATTCCTATAAGATCTTATAGGATTTTAGCCCCTTTCTTAAAGGAATACTTTACAATTCCTATAGGAATTAGGATAGTCCTAAAGGAATCTTTTAGGACAGTTCTATAGGAATGAtcagtcctataggaatcctatagGAATATTATAGGTCTTATAAGAATCCTATAAGAATACTATAGACCATTTCCGTAAGGGTtaagtcaaagacttgtttccagtggggTCCATACAGTGATTCAAGAAAGTGGCGGGATAAGCAAAGGTGTTTAACTACAGGGACGAATAACAGAAGTAGGGAAACATGGAggcaaactaactaactattaACAAATAAACTCGCTGTTTTCAATATCCCCTAGTGTACTGGACAGATATAATCTAACCACttttttaaaggcatttctCTGTGATATCTGTTTTACTGATGCTGGTAAATTGatttaaaagttatttattCTGCAGTTATAAGGTGCCTATCCCTGAATATTTTTTCAGGTTTTAACTCTTCCATTTATAGACATGGATACCATTCTGTATCTGCAGGAAAAGGGACAGTTCTCCATGTCTAGTTTTGTCAGGGGAAAACTGATGTATGAAtcattgacctctgacctttagTACAATGTGGTTCTTATCGATactttctgtattttttgttcaacagATAGCATGTGAATATGTAACGGACCCGGTGTTATTCCAGAGAGATGGCATCGGCAAAGTCAAAATGGATTTCTGTTTCACAGTATTCCTTCGATCCATAAAACCTCTTAAAGTCTTTGTTCATAGAAATTTCTCATTAAGATTTTCTTGCAAGTAAGTATTGAGAAAGACATAGGCAGACTTTCTATCTTGTATGTAGGTAAAAAATACTGCCTGGAGTCTGTTTTGTCTTGTCCATCACCCAGTAATACCCAAGTGATTTCAGTTTGtgccacaatcgtttatagcattcatatcaaacTAAAGAGGAAACTATTCATGACGGATTCTTTGCATTAGCGGTTCAAGTGCCACtttcccgacttggtgagccagcaagtctggtgtcataaaaattgtttgcatctctaaagctatttgcaatgtcactgataatgggtcagtaaaactgacaacaactgatatgacattaggggcttcacactcagatattgagcttaactttgcatgatgtgttatgtaatagtgctttatcacatttgtaaatattgccaacaaacattattcagtgataagaaagataagaaaccccactcCCTTAGTtaatggcttgattctgtaatgTTGTAGCCAGAAATCATGCATTTAGTTCTGTTTTCTATTGTGTGTGTggttttttaaattgtattttattcaaTTACAGGCCATTTTCCTTGGATACGTTTGATGACTATGTTAAACACTTTACAGTCATGAACTACATGGATTATTCTAAACTACTACAGGTGAGTTAAGAAACCAAGAATATgtatagggaacttgcaaacccgccatgttgaatgctgcatcatgggaaatgcgataataaatactaataaattagtattgtaaacaatgttgatacattgtttgtaaccaccaataatcaattcatagttaccctgaccattgtatgaggtttattttatcggtagctccagattaggtattacgataaccacagataatcccatagtcctttgcgtctgagcatgctcagtctggattgcaagttccctattattgtcgtctgtttgtttgctattttgttgttttgggaATGTGACTCCTTCCTACTTCTGACTAATACCATAGATGTTCACCCAATCACATTCAAATCCTGTGTTTACGTATAGGTTATCAATATCTTCCCATAGGGAAATGGACAAACaatcaattttgttttaatactgtttcctctcactgtttttttctttctatttcctacctgatatcaatgtcttatcggagtttatcagctttgcattaattagtagcttgctagaacaaactcactatttgccgaaattaacgcattatgccgtgagtgtaaacatccactgatccgactaatggaggTAACAcgaaaagataaaaataactcCAAAGGGATGTGTCCATAGGACATCCGTAAATCATTGGCCAACAACAATCCCCTGATTAGAGGCACACAAGCTAATCCATCGGCCACCTACAATCCCCTGATAATGTGATTGTTTTCTGAACTTACAAAAAATTCTTATTTTTCAGATACACTGGCATGAATTTATTCCATTGTTTGAACAGCAATATCCCGATTACAAATGGGAGAAGGTAGAAGAAAGTATTTTTCAAGCACTGCGAGAACTTTTCCAGGCTAGTGCTTTAGAATCAGCACCAAAGGGGATAGCCCATAATCCACAGTCCAGAGCAGTGTATTCAATTGATCTTATCTTAAAATGGGCAAAGAATGACGATGGTGAGTTATCAATATCTGATTCAACTTTTGATGTCCTGGTCAGctatttattcaaaaaaataattgtttggttccagttacccgacccccacctagcttttcaccactgaccctaaacttttttttatgtctttgagaaaaataataataaaatcattatATACTGTTGATACTGTTCAGTCCAAGTACATACATTGGGACTTTTgtatacaagataaatagaGCCAGTAACTGTATGTGACAGAGAAGTGACACATATAACACGATGAATCTTGAAATTATATTCTTACAAAGAACTCATACAGGTGGACAGCTTACAATCTATAGGTGGATAACATAATAagaatgcataaattaataatagaaaaaaaggcagaaaataaacaaacctATACATCACGGCTACATTTACAGTGAATAAAATTAACTTATGTTACACATTAGCCATAAATAAAAACCACAACTTTGCTACTTGTAAAATAGTATTTATCAAGTTGTGAGCATACAGaacaatatttcaaatggtTCAAATTTCTGTATTCCAGGTGAGAAATACATGCAGCCAGTTTTATTTGAAGCAAATTATTGTCCGGATAATACTAGAATGTGCAAGTACCATCCTGAGTTCTTCAATGATGCTTTTAGTGCTCTGTTTCTGGATGACATCACTGACCGCCGAGTAGCAAGATTGCTGTAATAAAGACCAAGATTGATGACATCACTTACCGCCGAGTAGCAAGATTGCTGTAATAAAGACcaatattgatgacatcactgaCCGCCGAGTAGCAAGATTGCTGTAATAAAGCCcaatattgatgacatcactgaCCGTCAAGTAGCAAGATTGCTGTAATAAAGACcaatattgatgacatcactgaCCGTCGAGTAGCAAGATTGCTGTAATAAAGACcaatattgatgacatcactgaCTGCCGAGTAGCAAGATTGCTGTAATAAAGCCcaatattgatgacatcactgaCCGCCGAGTAGCAAGATTGCTGTAATAAAGCCcaatattgatgacatcactgaCCGCCGAGTAGCAAGATTGCTGTAATAAAGCCcaatattgatgacatcactgaCCGCCGAGTAGCAAGATTGCTGTAATAAATACcaatattgatgacatcactgaCCACCGAGTAGCAAGATTGCTGTAATAAAGACcaatattgatgacatcactgaCCACCGAGTAGCAAGATTGCTGTAATAAAGCCcaatattgatgacatcactgaCCGTCGAGTAGCAAGATTGCTGTAATAAAGCCcaatattgatgacatcactgaCCGACGACTAACAAAACTGCTGTAATGAAACCCAATATTGCATGACATCACTGACTGACGACTAACAAAACTGCTGTAATGAAACCCAATATTGCATGAGGATCACATTCTTGCCAGCCATGCCTTGCAGTATGGACAGGATACCATTGATAAGTGTGGACAGCATACCATTGCTATAAAGTCACATTTCAAAAACACTTCGCTGTAgtcatttacaatttatttggGATTCCTGATTATTATATTGTTGtcataatatttttgttgctTAGAGTATTTATATTAGTCTTGCATAACCACTCTCCAATTTCCAACAAGATAAGGCCTTGTTTATATGCcgatttcaaatgaaaatgcaacTATGTTGTTGcctttgcccccccccccccaccttttcattcaggtagcgtcatattgagcgtcagatagctTCAGATCCAAATACACCTgacggcagtgaagcagaatccttccctgtagtctcaacggtattatttcaagTTTGAGTctgtcgggtgtcttcggatcttcataagataacgctatctgaatctgacgccaactttatactcataagattgattaattactcaaattggtcattaatattcatcgggttattaccaaaatctaatcagttcttgccattaccctacggaacatgtctatgaaatttcgtttgaattgatgcagtcTTTTTTTCGGAAATCgtgatacacacatacatgcacagacttcatcgctatattaaaaccttccttacggaaggtaaaaatggcGGCACTTTatcatttgtttattgtttacaaaacctttattgaaatacataatcAATGATTTGCATAATCGGGACGAAATGACGTCACGTCTTCCAACCATGTACCATCGCCATCGGTTTCATTTCAGccattttgataaattacaaaagtcAGTTCAGAAAGCTTACGTCACACCTAATGATGTTTTACATACCTCATCACATATTTTTATTAAGTTACCTTTTTAATGGCCACAACTTGAATAATGAAATTGCACACATAATTCGTTgtcatacaaatacaaaatatctcAACTTTTAAGTCATTTGCACATGAACTAATTTCATTGAAGAGTACACACCGTTTTATCAACGGAAAGTTCCCTTTTTGTCAGATCTGAAAATCTTTGACTTGAGAAGAGCGTTCAATGTTCTATAACATTAATAATCTGGTAAAATATAGTCTTTTTCACTACTAGTATAAAAGCACAATTTAAAAAATCCTCATGAAAATACGCTGTAAAATACGTTATGTCACTCCGCCCTCAATGGTAATAATCTTAAAGAGGGCTGACcgatgcatgagggcgccccatAATGGCAATCTTACAAAATCATGgaaatgataattaaataaaaaaca
The Glandiceps talaboti chromosome 23, keGlaTala1.1, whole genome shotgun sequence genome window above contains:
- the LOC144453122 gene encoding tubulin--tyrosine ligase-like protein 12, which translates into the protein MAAEHAALDNDNDGGDYGDFLNIHRVQLENSFVPELYWRSLYIKLKNELYDAGSMFMMVQVEEQEEEEKPKKDNSGNEDVIPEVIPLKVVVSNEDDLDVGDPQSIYLIDHAWTYREDGARQQLQQVQGLLERMVALMNIETNNKNRDDVIDSVIHEMWKYNQTYNIGNQEVSAEDKLPLWYIMDEFGSRIRHSDQPTMKTSPFYYVPTQLCFTLLWPVRDMDYAEEVTRDYAYGITEPLLRQIHMLPWQPADLTYISMENRELDVSYYEKVFNSESRASEDEMDNSFLDPRPGYVYKVYTDIYQCRDYLNHPRFTFVESKEEADILWLQPHYKHYKMLATESDKYINQFPSEGLLTTKDLFAKTGLRFTPGGPRWLQKTYDLINELPQFVSCFQQRERRGEDNVWICKTWNLSRGLGHCVSNNLSQIVRLTETTAPKIACEYVTDPVLFQRDGIGKVKMDFCFTVFLRSIKPLKVFVHRNFSLRFSCKPFSLDTFDDYVKHFTVMNYMDYSKLLQIHWHEFIPLFEQQYPDYKWEKVEESIFQALRELFQASALESAPKGIAHNPQSRAVYSIDLILKWAKNDDGEKYMQPVLFEANYCPDNTRMCKYHPEFFNDAFSALFLDDITDRRVARLL